TAATAGGAAGTGTTATATCCGCTCTGTCTACAGGGCTTGGAGCCATCCCGATCTTGTTTATGCGCAAGGTCACACACCGGCTCCGGGACATTTTGCTGGCCTATGCGGCCGGAATTATGACCTCAGCTTCACTCTACAGTCTTATTCCAGAAGCACTGGGTCAATCTAATCTATTGGTTCTGTTCATAGGGATCCTTGCGGGCAGTATCGTTCTCTTGGTGCTGGAAATGTATATACCGCATATTGATCTGGAAAATCCAGAATCGCGTCCCTTTAATATTGAAGGCAAAGCGTTTCTTATCATTGCTGCCATAACGATGCACAACTTGCCTGAAGGCTTGTCTGTCGGCGTCAGCTATGCCAGTGGAGATGACAGCTTAGGTAATTTGATTGCGCTGTCCATCGGACTGCAAAATGCGCCGGAGGGGTTTCTCGTTGCTCTCTTCCTCGTTAATCAGAATATCGGCCGGTTCAAGGCACTGGGTATTGCCACTTTAACGGGTGCAGTAGAAATTGTGACCAGCATTATCGGTTATTCGCTTAGTAGTGTCGTTGATGGACTCGTGCCTTATGGCCTTGCCTTCGCAGCCGGAGCCATGATGTTCATCGTATATAAGGAGCTTATTCCGGAGAGCCATGGAGACGGCAACCAGCGAGTGGCGACGATCTCTTTCATCCTGGGACTGATTACGATGATTACACTCACCGAGTTATTCTGATCCGATCCTACAGCAAATTTTTCTCACAGGCTTCATGAATCCTATGAGAACGAAGCTTACGTTATATAGCAGCAAAAAGCGTCGTTTGCCCCAGGCTTGAAGCCTGCAGGAGCAAACGGCGCTTTTATTATGGTGCTCGTGTCTATGTGATCCATTCACCTTAATAATCGAAGTCCATTGAGAATCACGAGAATTGTACTGCCCTCATGTCCAATCACACCGAGAGGAAGTGCCAGCTCAGAAATGAAATTTCCTGCAATCAAAATGGTGATCACGCTAATGGCAAAGACGATGTTCTGCTTCACTACTCTTGCGGCACGTCTTGACTGTGTCACACTCCACGCGATCTCTTCAATGTTATCGTTCATCAGCACCACATCTGCGACCTCTATGGCCGTTCCGCTGCCCGACATTCCCATGCCCATACCTACCGTTGCCGCAGCTAGTGCAGGAGCATCATTAACGCCGTCGCCAACCATGACGACATGGCCATATTGCTCACGCAGGGAGCGAACTCTCTCTACTTTTTGCTCTGGAAGCAGACCGGCATAAACGAGATCAACTCCCGTTTCCTTCGCAATGACATCAGCTGTAGCCTGACGATCGCCCGTCAGCATGGCTACCTTGATACCAAGCTCTTGCAGCCGTTTCACCGCCTTCATTGCTTGTGGACGAACCGTATCCCGCATCGCGATCAGGCCCGCAATGTGATCTTCCTGCATAATAACGGAGACCGTCTTGCCCTCACGCTCAAGCTCTGACCTGAGCTGTATCCAAGCCGGATCCGCATCGGTCTCATCCAGCACATCTGTTTTACCTACCTTCCATAACTGCCCGGCAATTCTGCCCTTGATTCCCCAGCCGGTGATATTCTGGACATCGTCAGCCTGGATCCGCTGTGCTCCAGCTGCAATCGCCCTTGCTGCAATCGCCTCTGCCAGTGGATGTGTAGACTGACTTTCCACTGCTGCCGCGTGAGATAGAAGGGTCATCTCGTCATACCCGGAGGCCGCGATCAAATCGGTAACTTCAGGAACGCCTCTCGTCAAGGTCCCTGTCTTGTCAAAGGCCACCACCGCCGTCTTCGCCATATTCTCTACGTGTGCTCCACCCTTAAACAATAGCCCTCTTCTCGCACTGCTTGAGATCGAAGACAGCATTACTGGCATGATCGAAGCAACCAAAGCACACGGAGAAGCAACAACCAGGAATACCATCGCCTTATAAAAAGCATCTCCCCAGGGGATGCCAAACAGCAGCGGCATCGCTAGAACAAGAACGAGAGTAATCAAGACAACTAATTTGGCATAAATCCCTTCAAATTTCTCAATAAACCGCTGAGAAGCCGGGACCTCGGATTGCGCCTCCTCTACCAATTTGATGATCTTCGAGAATAATGTATTATCGGCTGGCTGAGTCACTTCAATATATAGAGCCCCTTCGCCGTTCATTGTGCCGGCATATACCTCATCTCCTGCACTCTTCTCCACTGGAATCGATTCTCCTGTAATAGAAGCTTGGTTCACAGCGGAATAGCCCTTGTATACTTTGCCATCAGAAGGCAATATTTCACCCGGTTTAACCAGCAGTAAATCTCCAGGCTGAAGCAGCTCGATTGCAACCTGCTCTACTGCCCCATCCTTCAGCCGCAGCGCAGTCTCTGGCTTCAACCCAATCAAGGAGGAGATATCTTTATGACTGCGTTCCGTCGTATAGCTCTCAAGCGCACCGCTGAGCGCAAAGATAAAGATGAGCATCGCCCCTTCATTCCAATATCCGATTGCTGCTGCGCCCATGGCTGCAGCAATCATGAGAAGGTTCACGTCCAAATCCCGGTCTTTGACGAGTGTCTCCACACCTTCCTTGGCTTTGGCCCATCCTCCTATCGTATAAGCTGCTATATACAGCACGATAGAAATAAGCTCATAGCTGCCTGAGATCCCCCATGCGGCCAGCATCATGACTCCGCTGCCGAGGGCCGCCTGCATCTCCCTGTTCTTAAGCATCATTTTGAAATTCGGACCTCTTTTGCGTCCGGGACGCTGAGGAGATAGCCCTTGTTCATCCACTTGTGCTGCAGTACTTATTCTTTGCTGAATAGCCTCCATATTCTTCACTATCCTTTCTTCATCGCTTCACTTCTAATTGAGAATGAGAGCCATTGTTAATGGCCTTAAAATGACACATGCTGCTTCGGGAAGCCCGAAGCAGCATGGTTTTTCGTAAAAATGGCATGTTGACATCACTGAGAATGATAATCATTTTTGCATTTATACAATTATTTTTGTGTTGTGCAACTTTTACTGTATTATATACCTGGCCCACAGAAATTGTAAATAAAAATGTTGAAACTTCATTTGAGGGAAACTGAATAAGTAATGCAAGGAACCCCAAACCCTGTCAATAAGGGCTTGGGGTTCCTTGACGAACCTAATTTAGGATGAATGAGCCGCGCTCAGATCTAGCTGACTCGCTTCAATGGCCTGCTTCAGGTCAGCGAGTATATCCTTAATGTTCTCGGTTCCAATCGACAAGCGGAGCAGCTCTGGATTGACGCCTGCCGCGATCTGCTCTTCTTCTGAGAGCTGCTGATGCGTTGTGCTTGCCGGATGGATGATAAGTGACTTGGAATCCCCTACATTGGCCAGATGGGAGAACAGTTTAACATTCTCAATCAGCTTGCTGCCTGCCGCTGCTCCTCCCTTAATTCCAAAAGTTAGTATGGCTCCCTGACCTCGAGGCAGATACTTCTGTGCAATGCTGTAAGAAGGGTGGCTTGGAAGCCCCGCATAGCTCACCCACAGAACGTCCGGGTGCTGCTCTAAATATTTTGCTACTTCAAGTGCATTAGCACTGTGCCGTTCAAGTCTCAAATGAAGGGTCTCAAGTCCTTGCAGCAGCAGCCATGAATTAAATGGTGAGATCGCTGATCCAAGATCCCTTAGCAGCTGGACTCTGGCCTTAATTATATAGGCTTGCGGCCCAACAGCCTCGGTATATACAACCCCGTGATAACTTGGGTCTGGTTCTGTTAATCCTGGAAACCTCCCGCTTGCCTCCCAGTCGAACTTACCGCTGTCTACAATCACACCGCCAATCGAGGTTCCATGCCCGCCGATAAACTTGGTTGCTGAGTGGACAACGATATCGGCACCATGCTCAATCGGACGCAGCAGATATGGACTGGGAAACGTATTATCTACAATTAGCGGAATGCCATGGTTATGTGCAATTGCAGCTACCGCTTCTATATCTAACACATTACCTTGTGGGTTGCCGATCGTCTCGGCATATATGGCTTTGGTCTTGTCTGTAATAGCCGATTCAAAGTTTGCCGGATCTTGCGAGTCAACGAATTTAACTGTAATCCCAAGCTTGGCGAGCGTCGTAGAGAATAAATTGTACGTGCCTCCGTACAGACTTGAAGCTGACACAATCTCGTCGCCGCTACCAGCAATATTCAGAATAGAAAAAGTGATGGCTGCTTGACCCGAGGCAGTAGCGAGCGCCCCTACCCCGCCCTCAAGAGCAGCCATTCGCTGTTCGAATACGTCTGTAGTCGGGTTGGTAATTCGGGTATAGATGTTACCAAATTCTTGAAGGGAGAACAGATTGGCCGCATGCTCACTGTCACGAAAAGCATACGAAGTTGTCTGGTACAAAGGAACAGCCCGCGATAACGTTGTTGGATCAATTTCCTGACCTGCATGTACAGCAAGAGTCTCAAATGCGTAATCTTTTTGTTCATTAGACATATTTCTGTTTTCCTCCTCTTGAGCGGGGCAAAAGCTCGCTGCTTTTTTTCCATATTCTCTCATAATTTGTTAACTTTGAAAAGGTCAATCCCTACTTTTCCTATAATAATTATTTATTTTGATTTTGCTAACAACGAACCCCAAAAAAAAAGAGACCACAAATCCTCGCTTTAATCTTTACGAGGGGATTGTAGTCTTTTTCTGATAAAATAAGCATCCTCCATACCTGGAGTTACTTTATGAAAAGATGAGTTTAACTGACCTGCCTCGAACAGCCGAACCACATGACCATCTGGTATTGCTCTTCGCGCAATGATACAGCTCTCAGGGATTTGAGCCAGCTCCTTATCGCTGACTTCTCCTTCATACACTTCACTTGTCACCCGCTGAGTCCATTCATAGGTGGAGCCGTAGAAAGCAACCCTGCCCCGATCCAGCCACAGTACATAATCCGCACTTCGATCCCATTCCTGCAGCTCATGAGAAGCCGCTACTACGGTGCGATGCTGAGCCGATTGGGACAAATATGAAATGATACTTCTACGAAAAGCAGCATCAAGTCCATTCATAGGCTCATCGAGCAGCAGGAATAGTGGATTCGTAAGCATCGCTTGCGCAATATGAATTCTGCGGACAATGCCACTTGATAGTTTTCGAATCTTGACAGCTGCAGCTTTCTCGAGGTCAAAATCCAGCAGCAGCTTTCTAAACACTGCATCATCATAAATGCCCTTTAGTTCACCAAAATAACGCAGCTGATTATAAACCGTCAGACTCCCGTACAGCTCCATAGAAGAGGGGACATATCCCATCCTGCTCCGCACAAGTAATAAATCATAGCCTGCTGCCCTCTTGCCTTCATAGTGGATCTCGCCATTATTCTGCACTTCGCTCACGGTAGCGAGAAGCTCTAGCAGCGTCGTCTTTCCCGCTCCGTTCTCTCCAACAAGAATAGTTAATCCATTATGCAGAGTTAAAGATTCAATGTCCAATACAAAGCTGCCCATTTGCTGCCGAATTTGACTTAGCGTAATCATGTCTTCCTCACTCCAGCAATAAGTGCCCGGCTTCTGTAGTGTGCAAATAGGATCAAGGCAGCTCCGGCAACGAATACGAGGCTGTCGATCCATAACAAGATGGGGGAACCGGGGCTCTCCGTAATGGACAGCTGCTGCTGAACCACCAGCCATATTAGATAGACGACAGAAGAACCGAGCATGGCCGCCTTCACTCCTCTGTAGAACAGAAGTGACATTGCCGACCCGCCAGTTAGCAGTGTTACCCCCAACCACACCAGGACAAAATGTCCGAAGTGGGATACATCGCCACCCACTGTCGCCGTTCTCAGATACACGATTCCATTACTGAGAAGTGCAAGCACAAGCACCGTTAGAAATGTCAACAGAGCCCGGCTGTATGCAATCAATGCCAGTGGGTAGGGCGTAATTCTCTCCACCGATCTTAGCCCCCGGTCCCCTGAACGCAGTGTAAACAGCAGCGCGACCAGTAACAGCAGCGGTGTCGTTATGGAGTATATCGTCAAGCTTGAATTACCATAAAGTTGATTGGGTCGATAGGGATCAATAAGGACGGCGAGCAGCATAAACAGAACTGACCCCGTACCGAAGATCGCTGCTTGATTTCTGCGCATCTGGCTTTTTAACAGATTTTGCAGAGAAGGCTTAGGAATAGAACCCTCTGCCCAAGCGCCAGTGGACTGTTCACTTTGGTTATTCATTCGTTGGACTTCCGGGTCACTGCTAATTGCTGTTGTGTCAGCCTTGTTATTTTTAAGAAGCTCAAACTCTCCTTGCAGCGAAGACAGAAGCAGCACTGTCTCTTCTTGGGTAGGAGGCGCAACCTCCTTGCGCGGGAAAACAGAGCGAAGCTCCTTCTCCAGCGGTTCGAGACCTGTATCAGCTCTTGGATTCATGGGCATACACCTCGCTTTCAGTAAACTTATCCGTCATGAGATTCGGCATCGACGCATAGAGCTCTGGCTTGTCCAGTATTTTGACTTTCAGACGACGGAGAGCAGCGTATAGACTGCTTTTTGCTGTACTTAGCGGAATATCCAGCAGTTCGGCAATCTCCTGCAGCTTCATATCCTCATAGAAACGGAGGGTTATCACCTGCTGCTGCATCGTTGTCAGTTCACCGAGCATTGTTCGTATCTCGTCTGCAGTCTCTCCCTGGAGATATTGTTCCTCCGCATTATAGTGAGGATCCTCCTTGTCAGGCATTTGCTCCCCTGCTGCTCGTTCACGTACCGTGGCGGCACTCTTCCAATAATCCCGGCACAAATTCATCACCACACGATATAGCCAGGCTTTTACATGATCAAGACCGCCTTGCTCTCGCAGATGGCGGATCAGTTTAATGAACGTTTCCTGAACCATATCCTTAGCCTTCTCCCGGTCTCCAAGCAGCCTTGCAGCGTATAGAAGGAGAGGACCATGAAACCTGCCTACCAACAGTTCAAACGCCTCCTGATCTCCTTCGCTCATTTTTTGTGCCAATTGCTCATCGGTAAGCACAGCATCCCTCCTTCCATGTCTTTAAACCATTACTCCAGCTCCTGATCTTTGGTGTATCGTTGTCGGCGATTAACGACATAGCAGCTTACGATTAACAGGATGAGCGACACACCCACGAGCAGTAAGCGGTTCAGCACAAAAGGTACCTCTCGCATGTCCAAATAGGTTGTATATAACGTAAAATAGCGTAATATTGCACCCGTCGTAATCGTATCAAGCAGCCACCAGGCAAAGCCTAGCGCCAGACCACCGTATAGCTTTTGGCTCAGCACCATCCCGAAGATCGTTATGGAGATCATGAACATCATCGCAGGCAGAGGCTGAATTAACAGCTCGATCTTTTGAACTGTATCTGTTATAGCTTCTCCTCCATCCCAAGGGTACGTTAGAGCTGTCATCTGTCCGAATCTTAGTACATACAAGGTCATCCAGCCTGCTTGGGCAATCAGCATAAGAATGATGGCCAGGCCCCATTTTCTCATCGTCATTGCAGTCAGACTCATCGGATAGGAAGCGATGGTTTCCATACTTCCGCCTCCCCATTCACGCTGAAAGAAGAGCATCGCAACCATCGTGCATAATAAGAAAGACAACGTCTCGTTATACTGCATTGGATTAGGTGCAGCCTCATGCTCAAAGGTTCGGAACAGGATCGTCCCGAGCAGCAGCAGATATATTGCGACAACCAGCCAGAATGATCCGCTGCGCATCCCCTTCAGCTCCATTCGCAGCCAAGATGTACAGCGATTACTCATCAGACATCACCTGGTCCCAGACCTTATTCCACTGCTGCGGTGTAATAAAATCAACTTCATTCGGCTTCACCGGCGGCACACTGAGATCCTGTTTATAAAAATGATGAAGCACCTGCTTCACTTGGTCAGTCTGTCCTGCTTGCATGGCTTGATCGACTTGGCTAATGATCTGAGCTGCCATATGATGAAGGTCACTGCTCAGCGCGTCATATCTCATCAAGTAGTAAGCCAGCATCGAGTTACTCATGGCCTCATGCTGCGGCTCATGCTCGTAATCGAGGTAATAGACATACCAGCAGATCATTCCAATCAGATGTCTGATATCAGCAGTCGTCTCAGTTAATTGATTGCGCTCGCTCAGGGTAGCCAAGAGCATATCTGCACCGGCTTGATCACCAAACATCAGAGCATTCATCCAATTTCTGGCCGTAAAAGCGTCATATGAAGAATTAAGATCATTATGAATATAGCTCGCATTGTGAATATCAGATAAGCTGCTCAGGTAGAGCGGATCACCATACATATACAACTGCTTGAATTGCGGTTGAAGACTGGGAAGCCATGATTTGAAATAGGCAAACTGTTCTTCCACCAAGGACATCACATGCTGTACAGAGCGCTGTGCAAAAGGGGTTGAGTACACTTTAAGAGGCACGATCTCACTTGTCATCTCCGAAAACGATGCTCCGATGGCTGTCAGAGGTGACGTCACACGCCCCGCAAATACCTGATCCTCGTCAGACGCTGCCAGATCCCCTGCTTCTGCCCTGCTCTTTAATTCCATCTTGTCCAGTGTCGTATACATCTCGTTCTTAAAATTGCGGAAAGTAACCCGCATATCTACAGGTTCAACCTGCAGCGTATTGGCAAGGAGTAAAGTTCGATCTTCTTCCGCTGCACCCACTCGGTATTCATAGATGCTTTGCGTGCCCGGTATAGGGTACCAGCCGATCATACCGCCCAGATACGTATTTTCCCCCGAACTGAAAGAGTAGTATACGTCAAAATTGCTATTTGAAGGGATTACAAGCTTTCCTTGGTAACGAATCACAATCTCATAGTCAGTCGGCTCGTTCGCATATTCTGGGACACGAACTGTTATCCAATCCCCTTCGCGATCATAGGAAGCAGGCTCATCATTGATATGAAGCTCTTTGATCGCAAAAGCACGATTCAGTGTAAACTTCAGCGCATCAGCCTCTCTATCCACTGCCTTTGCTTCCAGCCGCATCACTGCGAAGCCTTCAAGGATGTCCTGTTCCTTCTGAGTGATGGAGAGGTCATATGAGGAAATGGCAAAGATATTCTGATGCTCACCACCTGACTCACCTTCCATTTTTACATTAGGATCGTGCAGTATGGCCTGAATCTGGTCATTCTTCTCCGCCCATATGGACGAGTAGGGAATGAACGTCCCAGCGCACACCGCAAGTATGCACACAGCAGCAATCCAGGAATGGGACGTCCTTCGCACCGGACGCTTATAATTCAGAACAAGAATGGAAACCGCAAGTAAGAGCATGGCGAACATAAGAACAAACACTCTCGAAGCATTCCTCTCATCGGCAAACAATGCTACACTCCAGGTCTGATACCATTTCCCGCTTTCGATGAACAGTTGGCTCAGATGAAATGTCTTCAGCAGATGCCAGCCATAGCGCTCCAGTACAAAGATCTCCATGAAAAAGGTACCGAATATCCAGGCACAGAATCCGATCAAGTACACAGCCCGGTTACTGATGATGACACCAAGCAGCATCCCGAGAGCGGCCGTGACGGCATAGGACACTTCGTACTGTATAGCGAAATACTGCACGCGCGGCCAAACGATCGTCACCTCCAGACCACTGATCTGCCCTGCGATGAGCATACTTGCGGCAATAAGGATCGTGAATATCGTCAAGTAGCTGAGAATGGCAGCATACTTCGCTGTGAGCTGGACACCAGATGATATCGGATAGCTCTTCACCCAATCATATGCAGATTTTGCCAGATCCCGGCGTGCAAGCGTTATACCTAGGAAGATCGCCACACCAAGCGTCATCGTATGCCCGACCGATTGAATACGATCTATGCTGTAATACAGATTTTGCATTGGATTTTTAAAGTTGAAATACATCACCAGCCAAAAAAATGCAGCATACACCATTGGCAGAGACATGAGCATGGCCCTTCGGGACAATAAACGGCATTCCATCTCATATTGCTTCGCCCACTTATGCATGACGTTCTCTCCCAAGCAGAGCAAGGTAGCCATCTTCTAGTGTCGGCTTAACCGCCATTGCGGCTGGATGCGGAGCATCATCACTAATGATGCGGCAGGAGACTCCCTCTTCTAATCTTTGGGTCGATACGATCATCATGGGGTCGATGTGACGCAATTCCTCATCGTTCAGCACCGCCTGCCACACCTTGTCGTCACCAACATCAGCCAGATCGGATAATTCGCCGGATAAAACCAGCTGCCCTTTGGACAGTACGGCGATCTGCCTGCAATTACTCTCAATATCTGCAACGATATGCGTTGACAAGAGTACGATTCTCCCAACGCTGAACCGGGTGAGTATATTGCGAAATCGAACTCTTTCCTCTGGATCTAAACCAGCGGTTGGTTCATCAACGATCAGCATCTTAGGAGAACCCAACAGTGCCTGCGCAATCCCAAGGCGTTGCCTCATTCCGCCTGAATAGGTCCGTACCTTCTTGTCTGCCTTGTCGGTAAGATTCACCTGATCAAGTATGCACTCAATCTCCTCCTGACGGGTCTTTGAAGCGTGGATCCCTTTCATCACACCTACATAATCAAGAAACTCTCTGCCAGTAAGCTGTGGATACACACTGAAATGCTGCGGAAGATATCCAATCTGTCTGCGTACCTCCTCTGGCTGTGACAGCGGTACCCCGAAGATGCTTGCACTTCCTGATGTCGGTTTCTGTAATGTAGCCATAACTCTTAGAAAAGTCGTTTTGCCCGCACCGTTGGGTCCTAGCAGGCCTACCATGCCCTCGTTGAAGGTCAAGGTCACATCATCCAAAGCAAGATGTCCTTTATATGATTTGGTTAAATTCTGAGTCGTGATCATATGTTTCGTTGTACCCCATTCGTTATGGTATTTCCGCGCGGTTTCGATGCTGTAACGAGATGGTGCAAGAAAAAGTTTGGAACGCACAAAAAAATCTCCTCTCATTTTGTTACATGAGAAGAGATTTTATGAATTGGGAAATACTTTGTTATCCGCTAATGAACTAGTTGTCCGCATGCCATAAGCGACGTAGATAGGCTGCTGCATCATCTGCCTGCTCCGCGGTTACACCTTCCAGAGAGATATCGATATGAGGCTTATAGACTTTGAGAAGCTCAAAAAATAAAGGATAATCCAGTATTCCTTCGCCGGGTACAGGATTGTACTTCTTGCCGCTCACATCAAAAGCAACATCCTTCGCATGGATGGCAATCATTCGCTCGTACAGCTGATCAAACACATCTCGCAAAAATTCCGTCTGGTCCACGACATGCTCTACCTTGATGAGATTGCATGGGTCAAACAGCAGCCCGACGCTTGATGACGGAACCTCCTCGAACAAACGCTGCATATGCTCTCTCGTATGTAAGGTATGGACAGACACAGGCTCGATGGCCACGTGAACCCCCCATTTATCCGCTTCCTCAGCGAGCTCAAGCACCGATTCACGCAGCACCTGAAATCCCTGCTCCTCGTAGGAGGTCGGATGAGTCTCTTTGTACGTGGTTACACTTCCTGTTTCTGTGGCTACGATACTGCAGCCAAAATCACGAGCATAACGCAAATGCTCTTTGAAGCGTGCCAGCTCAGACTTTCTTACCGCAGCATCCGGATGGACCGGGTTAATATAACAGCCCAGCACCGCTATCCGTATGCCTTCCTTGTGGAATTGCTCCCCTACCCAATTGGCCAGACCCGGGCTCAGTTTACCATTTGAAGAATCGATATCCGACAGTGCCTTGGCCAGTGCGAGCTGAATCGATGTAAACCCGCTGCCTGCAATGCGAGCTGCCAGACTTGAAGTGGGCTGTTTACCAAACGTATGTGCCAAAACTCCCAGTTTCATGTTCTCGTAACCTCCTTCTTAAGTGAGCATTAACGAGCGAGCCAGCCTCCGTCTACATTCAGAACGTGTCCATTCAAATAATCTGAAGCGGAGGAAGCCAAAAATACCACTGGACCCTTTAGATCCTCCGGCGTTCCCCAGCGTCCAGCTGGAATCCGAGCTGTAATATCCTTGTAGCGGTTCTCATCGTCCCTGATCTGCTGAGTGTTGCTCGTCACCATGTATCCTGGAGCGATCGCATTGACCTGTATTCCTTTGCCTGCCCACTCGTTCGCCAGGGCTTTGGTTAAGCCTGCTACCGCATGCTTGCTCGCTGTATACCCAGGTACATTAATACCGCCTTGGTAAGACAGCATGGAAGCAATGCTGATAATCTTGCCGCTGCCGCGCTCAATCATATGTCTTCCAGCCAGCTGGCTTAAGAAAAATACAGTGTTCAGGTTAAGGTCGATGACATCATGCCAGTCCGAAGCTCCGTGATCCGCTGCCGGCGTACGGCGGATAATGCCCGCATTATTGACAAGGACATCGATTCTTCCCCGAAACTGAAGTGCCTGTTCGAAGATCGATGGAAGCTCTTCTTCTTTGCTCAGATCAGCCTGAATTCCCACTGCCTTACGGCCCAGCTGCTCAATCGCCTGCACCGTTTCTGTTGGCATGGAATGAGAAACGGCAATGATATCGGCACCTGCTTCTGCAAGACCGATGGCCATGCCTTGACCTAACCCACCGGAGGTACCGGTAACCAGCGCTACTTTACCACTGAGATCAAAACTGTTCATACTCCTCTATGCCTCCCGCTAATTATCAATCTTTACTCCCATGCTTTCATATGGAGTCTTCATTTCATCCGTAAGCGCTTTGTCACTGATAATCACATCGACCTCTTGGCAGGCTGCAAAAGTACGCAGCGCAAATCGACCGAATTTGTAATGATCCACTACAGCATAGACATGCTGGGCCGTTTGGATCAGTGCCTTTTTGAGAGGAACAAGATCACCCGTGTATATAGAAAAACCGAATTCAGGATGCAGAGCCGTCGTCGAAATAAACGCCTTGTGGATGTTCAAGCTGGATATAAACTGCTCCGTCTCATCACTAACCAGCATATTTCTGACCCTGGACCCGCCTGGCACCACCAGCCGAATCTGATCCTTACGGGTCAGCTCGGAAATGA
This sequence is a window from Paenibacillus urinalis. Protein-coding genes within it:
- a CDS encoding homocysteine synthase; this translates as MREYGKKAASFCPAQEEENRNMSNEQKDYAFETLAVHAGQEIDPTTLSRAVPLYQTTSYAFRDSEHAANLFSLQEFGNIYTRITNPTTDVFEQRMAALEGGVGALATASGQAAITFSILNIAGSGDEIVSASSLYGGTYNLFSTTLAKLGITVKFVDSQDPANFESAITDKTKAIYAETIGNPQGNVLDIEAVAAIAHNHGIPLIVDNTFPSPYLLRPIEHGADIVVHSATKFIGGHGTSIGGVIVDSGKFDWEASGRFPGLTEPDPSYHGVVYTEAVGPQAYIIKARVQLLRDLGSAISPFNSWLLLQGLETLHLRLERHSANALEVAKYLEQHPDVLWVSYAGLPSHPSYSIAQKYLPRGQGAILTFGIKGGAAAGSKLIENVKLFSHLANVGDSKSLIIHPASTTHQQLSEEEQIAAGVNPELLRLSIGTENIKDILADLKQAIEASQLDLSAAHSS
- a CDS encoding RNA polymerase sigma factor, translated to MLTDEQLAQKMSEGDQEAFELLVGRFHGPLLLYAARLLGDREKAKDMVQETFIKLIRHLREQGGLDHVKAWLYRVVMNLCRDYWKSAATVRERAAGEQMPDKEDPHYNAEEQYLQGETADEIRTMLGELTTMQQQVITLRFYEDMKLQEIAELLDIPLSTAKSSLYAALRRLKVKILDKPELYASMPNLMTDKFTESEVYAHESKS
- a CDS encoding sugar phosphate isomerase/epimerase family protein; translated protein: MKLGVLAHTFGKQPTSSLAARIAGSGFTSIQLALAKALSDIDSSNGKLSPGLANWVGEQFHKEGIRIAVLGCYINPVHPDAAVRKSELARFKEHLRYARDFGCSIVATETGSVTTYKETHPTSYEEQGFQVLRESVLELAEEADKWGVHVAIEPVSVHTLHTREHMQRLFEEVPSSSVGLLFDPCNLIKVEHVVDQTEFLRDVFDQLYERMIAIHAKDVAFDVSGKKYNPVPGEGILDYPLFFELLKVYKPHIDISLEGVTAEQADDAAAYLRRLWHADN
- a CDS encoding ABC transporter ATP-binding protein, whose product is MRSKLFLAPSRYSIETARKYHNEWGTTKHMITTQNLTKSYKGHLALDDVTLTFNEGMVGLLGPNGAGKTTFLRVMATLQKPTSGSASIFGVPLSQPEEVRRQIGYLPQHFSVYPQLTGREFLDYVGVMKGIHASKTRQEEIECILDQVNLTDKADKKVRTYSGGMRQRLGIAQALLGSPKMLIVDEPTAGLDPEERVRFRNILTRFSVGRIVLLSTHIVADIESNCRQIAVLSKGQLVLSGELSDLADVGDDKVWQAVLNDEELRHIDPMMIVSTQRLEEGVSCRIISDDAPHPAAMAVKPTLEDGYLALLGRERHA
- a CDS encoding ZIP family metal transporter, translated to MVEALIGSVISALSTGLGAIPILFMRKVTHRLRDILLAYAAGIMTSASLYSLIPEALGQSNLLVLFIGILAGSIVLLVLEMYIPHIDLENPESRPFNIEGKAFLIIAAITMHNLPEGLSVGVSYASGDDSLGNLIALSIGLQNAPEGFLVALFLVNQNIGRFKALGIATLTGAVEIVTSIIGYSLSSVVDGLVPYGLAFAAGAMMFIVYKELIPESHGDGNQRVATISFILGLITMITLTELF
- a CDS encoding ATP-binding cassette domain-containing protein; the protein is MITLSQIRQQMGSFVLDIESLTLHNGLTILVGENGAGKTTLLELLATVSEVQNNGEIHYEGKRAAGYDLLLVRSRMGYVPSSMELYGSLTVYNQLRYFGELKGIYDDAVFRKLLLDFDLEKAAAVKIRKLSSGIVRRIHIAQAMLTNPLFLLLDEPMNGLDAAFRRSIISYLSQSAQHRTVVAASHELQEWDRSADYVLWLDRGRVAFYGSTYEWTQRVTSEVYEGEVSDKELAQIPESCIIARRAIPDGHVVRLFEAGQLNSSFHKVTPGMEDAYFIRKRLQSPRKD
- a CDS encoding heavy metal translocating P-type ATPase, translated to MEAIQQRISTAAQVDEQGLSPQRPGRKRGPNFKMMLKNREMQAALGSGVMMLAAWGISGSYELISIVLYIAAYTIGGWAKAKEGVETLVKDRDLDVNLLMIAAAMGAAAIGYWNEGAMLIFIFALSGALESYTTERSHKDISSLIGLKPETALRLKDGAVEQVAIELLQPGDLLLVKPGEILPSDGKVYKGYSAVNQASITGESIPVEKSAGDEVYAGTMNGEGALYIEVTQPADNTLFSKIIKLVEEAQSEVPASQRFIEKFEGIYAKLVVLITLVLVLAMPLLFGIPWGDAFYKAMVFLVVASPCALVASIMPVMLSSISSSARRGLLFKGGAHVENMAKTAVVAFDKTGTLTRGVPEVTDLIAASGYDEMTLLSHAAAVESQSTHPLAEAIAARAIAAGAQRIQADDVQNITGWGIKGRIAGQLWKVGKTDVLDETDADPAWIQLRSELEREGKTVSVIMQEDHIAGLIAMRDTVRPQAMKAVKRLQELGIKVAMLTGDRQATADVIAKETGVDLVYAGLLPEQKVERVRSLREQYGHVVMVGDGVNDAPALAAATVGMGMGMSGSGTAIEVADVVLMNDNIEEIAWSVTQSRRAARVVKQNIVFAISVITILIAGNFISELALPLGVIGHEGSTILVILNGLRLLR